A genomic segment from Juglans regia cultivar Chandler chromosome 14, Walnut 2.0, whole genome shotgun sequence encodes:
- the LOC109011579 gene encoding 5'-3' exoribonuclease 3-like isoform X4 — translation MGVPAFYRWLIKKYPKAVVEATEERGVSIDTASPNPNGIEFDHLYLDMNGIIHPCFHPEDHPCPPKTFEDVFNNIFLYIDHLFSIVRPRKLLYMAIDGVAPRAKMNQQRSRRFRTAKDREIAEAEEDRLRIQFEMEGKPVLPKHKCEVEDSNVITPGTEFMYKLSEALRSYISSRINNDPGWKDIKVILSDANVPGEGEHKIMSFVRQQRRVAGYNPDTRHCIYGLDADLIMLALATHEVHFSILREYGQQPVHESSNMANTSALWFQKPYQFLHIWIFREYLELDMKISDDSDPPGNLTIDLERIVDDFILMCFLVGNDFLPHMPSLEIHEGALDLLMAVYKKEVKNLGGYLVDMSRLAEDERTGYVKLSRVEKFILLVGSYEERIFKKRSELRERQLKRLCNYANNKDDYDGGRILEIGTKNSSCVFFSRKAPDFRDSAMVSEENVSFPLGSDDAGSSEIVENTKELNEILKSNLRKHNDLYMKGSCTDKVRFGNAGWKQRYYKEKFSVESSMDIENWRRELVANYTKGILWVLVYYYSGVPSWTWFYPYHYAPFASDMKGLAQVRVKFEKGSPFKPLDQLLAVLPPRSAHAVPKVYQTLMTDEESSIIDLYPSDFDIDTDGKRFQWQGICKLPFIEEGRLLSETKELEKNLSEAESERNRNSIDQLYLGRTHKLASQIFSLRPNPNEMVNIDTSLSDGIGGFICLRNPYTNIEDDGILCVCFERIGGFMHIPCLLPGVNVPDKYFVCRQLLNLISWMHNSGMKSRLTGRPIVTGCGRHGVITKKIIV, via the exons ATGGGTGTGCCGGCGTTCTATCGGTGGTTGATCAAGAAGTATCCAAAAGCTGTAGTCGAAGCCACTGAGGAGAGAGGAGTTAGCATAGATACGGCCTCGCCAAACCCAAATGGCATTGAGTTTGATCATCTTTACCTCGATATGAATGGAATAATCCATCCTTGCTTCCACCCAGAGGATCAT CCTTGCCCACCGAAAACATTCGAAGATGTATTCAATAACATCTTTTTATACATCGATCACCTTTTCAGCATTGTTAGACCCCGGAAGTTACTTTATATGGCCATCG ATGGAGTAGCCCCGAGAGCCAAAATGAATCAACAACGATCTAGACGTTTTCGGACTGCGAAGGACAGAGAAATTGCC GAAGCAGAGGAAGATAGACTAAGAATACAGTTTGAAATGGAAGGAAAACCTGTTCTTCCAAAACACAAATGTGAAGTTGAAGATTCAAATGTAATTACTCCAGGAACAGAATTTATGTACAAATTGTCAGAGGCCTTAAGAAGCTATATTAGTTCACGTATAAACAATGATCCAGGCTGGAAGGACATCAAG GTAATACTTTCGGACGCTAATGTTCCTGGTGAGGGTGAACACAAAATCATGTCTTTTGTACGCCAACAGCGAAGGGTTGCCGGGTATAATCCAGATACTAGGCACTGCATTTATGGTCTG GATGCGGATTTGATAATGCTTGCTTTAGCAACGCATGAAGTTCACTTTTCTATTCTGAGAGAG TATGGGCAGCAACCGGTCCATGAATCTTCTAATATGGCCAATACAAGTGCGCTTTGGTTTCAAAAGCCTTATCAA TTTCTACATATATGGATATTCAGGGAGTATTTGGAGCTTGACATGAAAATATCTGATGATTCTGATCCTCCTGGGAATCTAACAATTGATCTTGAGCGGATAGTTGATGATTTCATCCTTATGTGCTTTCTCGTGGGAAATGATTTCCTACCACACATGCCTTCATTAGAAATTCATGAG GGAGCTCTTGATTTATTGATGGCTGTTTACAAGAAAGAGGTCAAGAACCTTGGTGGCTATCTTGTTGACATGAGTCGg CTTGCTGAAGATGAAAGAACAGGTTATGTAAAACTATCTCGTGTTGAGAAGTTCATTCTTTTAGTTGGCTCGTATGAAGAGAGAATTTTCAAGAAAAGATCGGAATTGCGTGAGCGTCAACTTAAAAGGCTTTGCAATTATGCCAATAAT AAAGATGACTATGATGGAGGCCGTATTTTGGAGATTGGTACAAAGAATAGCTCTTGCGTCTTTTTCAGCAGGAAAGCTCCAGATTTTAGAGATTCAGCAATGGTGTCAGaagaaaatgtttcatttcCATTGGGGTCTGACGATGCTGGTTCTTCTGAA ATTGttgaaaatacaaaagagttgaatgaaatattaaaatcaaatcTCCGCAAGCACAATGACCTATATATGAAGGGAAGTTGTACTGACAAA GTGAGGTTTGGGAATGCTGGCTGGAAACAAAGATactacaaagaaaaattttctgTGGAAAGCTCCATGGATATTGAAAACTGGAGGAGAGAATTA GTTGCAAATTACACTAAAGGAATATTGTGGGTTCTTGTGTATTATTATTCAGGAGTTCCATCTTGGACATG GTTTTATCCATACCACTATGCACCATTTGCTTCAGATATGAAGGGACTTGCTCAAGTAAGAGTGAAGTTTGAAAAGGGTTCTCCATTCAAACCATTAGATCAGCTGTTAGCTGTCCTTCCTCCGAGGAG CGCTCATGCAGTTCCTAAAGTGTATCAGACTCTTATGACAGATGAGGAGTCGAGTATTATTGATTTGTATCCTTCTG ATTTTGACATCGATACAGATGGAAAACGTTTTCAATGGCAG GGAATATGCAAGCTTCCTTTTATAGAGGAGGGGCGCCTTCTATCTGAAACCAAAGAATTAGAGAAGAATTTGTCG GAGGCTGAATCAGAGAGGAACAGAAACAGCATTGATCAGTTATATCTTGGTAGGACGCACAAGTTGGCTTCACAGATATTTTCACTCCGTCCAAATCCAAATGAAATGGTCAATATAGATACCAGTTTGAG TGACGGGATTGGTGGATTTATATGTCTACGTAATCCGTATACCAACATAGAAGACGATGGTATCTT ATGTGTGTGTTTTGAGAGGATTGGTGGATTTATGCATATTCCTTGTTTACTTCCTGGTGTTAATGTACCAGATAAG TATTTTGTATGCAGACAATTACTGAATCTGATATCATGGATGCACAACTCTGGCATGAAGTCCAGGTTAACAGGCCGACCAATAG TTACAGGTTGTGGCAGACATGGGGTAATAACAAAGAAGATAATAGTTTGA
- the LOC109011579 gene encoding 5'-3' exoribonuclease 3-like isoform X1: MGVPAFYRWLIKKYPKAVVEATEERGVSIDTASPNPNGIEFDHLYLDMNGIIHPCFHPEDHPCPPKTFEDVFNNIFLYIDHLFSIVRPRKLLYMAIDGVAPRAKMNQQRSRRFRTAKDREIAEAEEDRLRIQFEMEGKPVLPKHKCEVEDSNVITPGTEFMYKLSEALRSYISSRINNDPGWKDIKVILSDANVPGEGEHKIMSFVRQQRRVAGYNPDTRHCIYGLDADLIMLALATHEVHFSILREYGQQPVHESSNMANTSALWFQKPYQFLHIWIFREYLELDMKISDDSDPPGNLTIDLERIVDDFILMCFLVGNDFLPHMPSLEIHEGALDLLMAVYKKEVKNLGGYLVDMSRLAEDERTGYVKLSRVEKFILLVGSYEERIFKKRSELRERQLKRLCNYANNKDDYDGGRILEIGTKNSSCVFFSRKAPDFRDSAMVSEENVSFPLGSDDAGSSEIVENTKELNEILKSNLRKHNDLYMKGSCTDKVRFGNAGWKQRYYKEKFSVESSMDIENWRRELVANYTKGILWVLVYYYSGVPSWTWFYPYHYAPFASDMKGLAQVRVKFEKGSPFKPLDQLLAVLPPRSAHAVPKVYQTLMTDEESSIIDLYPSDFDIDTDGKRFQWQGICKLPFIEEGRLLSETKELEKNLSEAESERNRNSIDQLYLGRTHKLASQIFSLRPNPNEMVNIDTSLSDGIGGFICLRNPYTNIEDDGILCVCFERIGGFMHIPCLLPGVNVPDKTITESDIMDAQLWHEVQVNRPTNSYRLWQTWGNNKEDNSLNAASSQSPKTKHEGNGRSKRFTSESLPEMIYKGAGIGWSTAGRGKVNASFNRSEQTKSTPAKISINEGAIVPGSTFVEQKCPGSCWEARKHYSYPVPFASSLKPQVRPCGTTGQSMNNNFWRSSNGVTYDTNNTWRQSIKSGANTSNGHGRAQHGSKDSLTYSWKPVGSSMQGHGRSRHVPDSFGRETGFHG, encoded by the exons ATGGGTGTGCCGGCGTTCTATCGGTGGTTGATCAAGAAGTATCCAAAAGCTGTAGTCGAAGCCACTGAGGAGAGAGGAGTTAGCATAGATACGGCCTCGCCAAACCCAAATGGCATTGAGTTTGATCATCTTTACCTCGATATGAATGGAATAATCCATCCTTGCTTCCACCCAGAGGATCAT CCTTGCCCACCGAAAACATTCGAAGATGTATTCAATAACATCTTTTTATACATCGATCACCTTTTCAGCATTGTTAGACCCCGGAAGTTACTTTATATGGCCATCG ATGGAGTAGCCCCGAGAGCCAAAATGAATCAACAACGATCTAGACGTTTTCGGACTGCGAAGGACAGAGAAATTGCC GAAGCAGAGGAAGATAGACTAAGAATACAGTTTGAAATGGAAGGAAAACCTGTTCTTCCAAAACACAAATGTGAAGTTGAAGATTCAAATGTAATTACTCCAGGAACAGAATTTATGTACAAATTGTCAGAGGCCTTAAGAAGCTATATTAGTTCACGTATAAACAATGATCCAGGCTGGAAGGACATCAAG GTAATACTTTCGGACGCTAATGTTCCTGGTGAGGGTGAACACAAAATCATGTCTTTTGTACGCCAACAGCGAAGGGTTGCCGGGTATAATCCAGATACTAGGCACTGCATTTATGGTCTG GATGCGGATTTGATAATGCTTGCTTTAGCAACGCATGAAGTTCACTTTTCTATTCTGAGAGAG TATGGGCAGCAACCGGTCCATGAATCTTCTAATATGGCCAATACAAGTGCGCTTTGGTTTCAAAAGCCTTATCAA TTTCTACATATATGGATATTCAGGGAGTATTTGGAGCTTGACATGAAAATATCTGATGATTCTGATCCTCCTGGGAATCTAACAATTGATCTTGAGCGGATAGTTGATGATTTCATCCTTATGTGCTTTCTCGTGGGAAATGATTTCCTACCACACATGCCTTCATTAGAAATTCATGAG GGAGCTCTTGATTTATTGATGGCTGTTTACAAGAAAGAGGTCAAGAACCTTGGTGGCTATCTTGTTGACATGAGTCGg CTTGCTGAAGATGAAAGAACAGGTTATGTAAAACTATCTCGTGTTGAGAAGTTCATTCTTTTAGTTGGCTCGTATGAAGAGAGAATTTTCAAGAAAAGATCGGAATTGCGTGAGCGTCAACTTAAAAGGCTTTGCAATTATGCCAATAAT AAAGATGACTATGATGGAGGCCGTATTTTGGAGATTGGTACAAAGAATAGCTCTTGCGTCTTTTTCAGCAGGAAAGCTCCAGATTTTAGAGATTCAGCAATGGTGTCAGaagaaaatgtttcatttcCATTGGGGTCTGACGATGCTGGTTCTTCTGAA ATTGttgaaaatacaaaagagttgaatgaaatattaaaatcaaatcTCCGCAAGCACAATGACCTATATATGAAGGGAAGTTGTACTGACAAA GTGAGGTTTGGGAATGCTGGCTGGAAACAAAGATactacaaagaaaaattttctgTGGAAAGCTCCATGGATATTGAAAACTGGAGGAGAGAATTA GTTGCAAATTACACTAAAGGAATATTGTGGGTTCTTGTGTATTATTATTCAGGAGTTCCATCTTGGACATG GTTTTATCCATACCACTATGCACCATTTGCTTCAGATATGAAGGGACTTGCTCAAGTAAGAGTGAAGTTTGAAAAGGGTTCTCCATTCAAACCATTAGATCAGCTGTTAGCTGTCCTTCCTCCGAGGAG CGCTCATGCAGTTCCTAAAGTGTATCAGACTCTTATGACAGATGAGGAGTCGAGTATTATTGATTTGTATCCTTCTG ATTTTGACATCGATACAGATGGAAAACGTTTTCAATGGCAG GGAATATGCAAGCTTCCTTTTATAGAGGAGGGGCGCCTTCTATCTGAAACCAAAGAATTAGAGAAGAATTTGTCG GAGGCTGAATCAGAGAGGAACAGAAACAGCATTGATCAGTTATATCTTGGTAGGACGCACAAGTTGGCTTCACAGATATTTTCACTCCGTCCAAATCCAAATGAAATGGTCAATATAGATACCAGTTTGAG TGACGGGATTGGTGGATTTATATGTCTACGTAATCCGTATACCAACATAGAAGACGATGGTATCTT ATGTGTGTGTTTTGAGAGGATTGGTGGATTTATGCATATTCCTTGTTTACTTCCTGGTGTTAATGTACCAGATAAG ACAATTACTGAATCTGATATCATGGATGCACAACTCTGGCATGAAGTCCAGGTTAACAGGCCGACCAATAG TTACAGGTTGTGGCAGACATGGGGTAATAACAAAGAAGATAATAGTTTGAATGCTGCTTCAAGTCAGTCACCTAAAACGAAACATGAAGGCAATGGTAGGAGTAAGAGATTTACTTCAGAATCTTTACCTGAGATGATTTACAAAGGTGCTGGTATTGGATGGAGTACTGCTGGTAGAGGAAAAGTGAATGCTAGTTTCAATAGAAGTGAACAAACTAAGAGCACACCTGCTAAAATTTCTATCAACGAGGGAGCCATAGTACCTGGCTCAACATTTGTGGAACAGAAGTGTCCGGGGTCATGTTGGGAAGCTAGAAAGCATTACAGCTATCCTGTTCCTTTTGCTAGTAGCCTGAAACCACAGGTCAGGCCCTGCGGAACAACAGGCCAGTCGATGAACAACAACTTCTGGCGTTCTAGCAATGGCGTGACATATGACACGAACAATACATGGCGGCAGAGCATCAAATCTGGGGCTAATACCAGTAATGGCCATGGGAGGGCACAGCACGGCTCGAAAGATTCTTTGACCTACTCCTGGAAGCCAGTTGGCAGCTCAATGCAAGGCCATGGCAGAAGCAGACATGTTCCAGATTCTTTTGGCAGGGAAACTGGCTTCCATGGCTAG
- the LOC109011579 gene encoding 5'-3' exoribonuclease 3-like isoform X5 — protein sequence MGVPAFYRWLIKKYPKAVVEATEERGVSIDTASPNPNGIEFDHLYLDMNGIIHPCFHPEDHPCPPKTFEDVFNNIFLYIDHLFSIVRPRKLLYMAIDGVAPRAKMNQQRSRRFRTAKDREIAEAEEDRLRIQFEMEGKPVLPKHKCEVEDSNVITPGTEFMYKLSEALRSYISSRINNDPGWKDIKVILSDANVPGEGEHKIMSFVRQQRRVAGYNPDTRHCIYGLDADLIMLALATHEVHFSILREYGQQPVHESSNMANTSALWFQKPYQFLHIWIFREYLELDMKISDDSDPPGNLTIDLERIVDDFILMCFLVGNDFLPHMPSLEIHEGALDLLMAVYKKEVKNLGGYLVDMSRLAEDERTGYVKLSRVEKFILLVGSYEERIFKKRSELRERQLKRLCNYANNKDDYDGGRILEIGTKNSSCVFFSRKAPDFRDSAMVSEENVSFPLGSDDAGSSEIVENTKELNEILKSNLRKHNDLYMKGSCTDKVRFGNAGWKQRYYKEKFSVESSMDIENWRRELVANYTKGILWVLVYYYSGVPSWTWFYPYHYAPFASDMKGLAQVRVKFEKGSPFKPLDQLLAVLPPRSAHAVPKVYQTLMTDEESSIIDLYPSDFDIDTDGKRFQWQGICKLPFIEEGRLLSETKELEKNLSEAESERNRNSIDQLYLGRTHKLASQIFSLRPNPNEMVNIDTSLSDGIGGFICLRNPYTNIEDDGILCVCFERIGGFMHIPCLLPGVNVPDKYFVCRQLLNLISWMHNSGMKSRLTGRPIGCGRHGVITKKIIV from the exons ATGGGTGTGCCGGCGTTCTATCGGTGGTTGATCAAGAAGTATCCAAAAGCTGTAGTCGAAGCCACTGAGGAGAGAGGAGTTAGCATAGATACGGCCTCGCCAAACCCAAATGGCATTGAGTTTGATCATCTTTACCTCGATATGAATGGAATAATCCATCCTTGCTTCCACCCAGAGGATCAT CCTTGCCCACCGAAAACATTCGAAGATGTATTCAATAACATCTTTTTATACATCGATCACCTTTTCAGCATTGTTAGACCCCGGAAGTTACTTTATATGGCCATCG ATGGAGTAGCCCCGAGAGCCAAAATGAATCAACAACGATCTAGACGTTTTCGGACTGCGAAGGACAGAGAAATTGCC GAAGCAGAGGAAGATAGACTAAGAATACAGTTTGAAATGGAAGGAAAACCTGTTCTTCCAAAACACAAATGTGAAGTTGAAGATTCAAATGTAATTACTCCAGGAACAGAATTTATGTACAAATTGTCAGAGGCCTTAAGAAGCTATATTAGTTCACGTATAAACAATGATCCAGGCTGGAAGGACATCAAG GTAATACTTTCGGACGCTAATGTTCCTGGTGAGGGTGAACACAAAATCATGTCTTTTGTACGCCAACAGCGAAGGGTTGCCGGGTATAATCCAGATACTAGGCACTGCATTTATGGTCTG GATGCGGATTTGATAATGCTTGCTTTAGCAACGCATGAAGTTCACTTTTCTATTCTGAGAGAG TATGGGCAGCAACCGGTCCATGAATCTTCTAATATGGCCAATACAAGTGCGCTTTGGTTTCAAAAGCCTTATCAA TTTCTACATATATGGATATTCAGGGAGTATTTGGAGCTTGACATGAAAATATCTGATGATTCTGATCCTCCTGGGAATCTAACAATTGATCTTGAGCGGATAGTTGATGATTTCATCCTTATGTGCTTTCTCGTGGGAAATGATTTCCTACCACACATGCCTTCATTAGAAATTCATGAG GGAGCTCTTGATTTATTGATGGCTGTTTACAAGAAAGAGGTCAAGAACCTTGGTGGCTATCTTGTTGACATGAGTCGg CTTGCTGAAGATGAAAGAACAGGTTATGTAAAACTATCTCGTGTTGAGAAGTTCATTCTTTTAGTTGGCTCGTATGAAGAGAGAATTTTCAAGAAAAGATCGGAATTGCGTGAGCGTCAACTTAAAAGGCTTTGCAATTATGCCAATAAT AAAGATGACTATGATGGAGGCCGTATTTTGGAGATTGGTACAAAGAATAGCTCTTGCGTCTTTTTCAGCAGGAAAGCTCCAGATTTTAGAGATTCAGCAATGGTGTCAGaagaaaatgtttcatttcCATTGGGGTCTGACGATGCTGGTTCTTCTGAA ATTGttgaaaatacaaaagagttgaatgaaatattaaaatcaaatcTCCGCAAGCACAATGACCTATATATGAAGGGAAGTTGTACTGACAAA GTGAGGTTTGGGAATGCTGGCTGGAAACAAAGATactacaaagaaaaattttctgTGGAAAGCTCCATGGATATTGAAAACTGGAGGAGAGAATTA GTTGCAAATTACACTAAAGGAATATTGTGGGTTCTTGTGTATTATTATTCAGGAGTTCCATCTTGGACATG GTTTTATCCATACCACTATGCACCATTTGCTTCAGATATGAAGGGACTTGCTCAAGTAAGAGTGAAGTTTGAAAAGGGTTCTCCATTCAAACCATTAGATCAGCTGTTAGCTGTCCTTCCTCCGAGGAG CGCTCATGCAGTTCCTAAAGTGTATCAGACTCTTATGACAGATGAGGAGTCGAGTATTATTGATTTGTATCCTTCTG ATTTTGACATCGATACAGATGGAAAACGTTTTCAATGGCAG GGAATATGCAAGCTTCCTTTTATAGAGGAGGGGCGCCTTCTATCTGAAACCAAAGAATTAGAGAAGAATTTGTCG GAGGCTGAATCAGAGAGGAACAGAAACAGCATTGATCAGTTATATCTTGGTAGGACGCACAAGTTGGCTTCACAGATATTTTCACTCCGTCCAAATCCAAATGAAATGGTCAATATAGATACCAGTTTGAG TGACGGGATTGGTGGATTTATATGTCTACGTAATCCGTATACCAACATAGAAGACGATGGTATCTT ATGTGTGTGTTTTGAGAGGATTGGTGGATTTATGCATATTCCTTGTTTACTTCCTGGTGTTAATGTACCAGATAAG TATTTTGTATGCAGACAATTACTGAATCTGATATCATGGATGCACAACTCTGGCATGAAGTCCAGGTTAACAGGCCGACCAATAG GTTGTGGCAGACATGGGGTAATAACAAAGAAGATAATAGTTTGA
- the LOC109011579 gene encoding 5'-3' exoribonuclease 3-like isoform X3, translating to MGVPAFYRWLIKKYPKAVVEATEERGVSIDTASPNPNGIEFDHLYLDMNGIIHPCFHPEDHPCPPKTFEDVFNNIFLYIDHLFSIVRPRKLLYMAIDGVAPRAKMNQQRSRRFRTAKDREIAEAEEDRLRIQFEMEGKPVLPKHKCEVEDSNVITPGTEFMYKLSEALRSYISSRINNDPGWKDIKVILSDANVPGEGEHKIMSFVRQQRRVAGYNPDTRHCIYGLDADLIMLALATHEVHFSILREYGQQPVHESSNMANTSALWFQKPYQFLHIWIFREYLELDMKISDDSDPPGNLTIDLERIVDDFILMCFLVGNDFLPHMPSLEIHEGALDLLMAVYKKEVKNLGGYLVDMSRLAEDERTGYVKLSRVEKFILLVGSYEERIFKKRSELRERQLKRLCNYANNKDDYDGGRILEIGTKNSSCVFFSRKAPDFRDSAMVSEENVSFPLGSDDAGSSEIVENTKELNEILKSNLRKHNDLYMKGSCTDKVRFGNAGWKQRYYKEKFSVESSMDIENWRRELVANYTKGILWVLVYYYSGVPSWTWFYPYHYAPFASDMKGLAQVRVKFEKGSPFKPLDQLLAVLPPRSAHAVPKVYQTLMTDEESSIIDLYPSDFDIDTDGKRFQWQGICKLPFIEEGRLLSETKELEKNLSEAESERNRNSIDQLYLGRTHKLASQIFSLRPNPNEMVNIDTSLRCVCFERIGGFMHIPCLLPGVNVPDKTITESDIMDAQLWHEVQVNRPTNSYRLWQTWGNNKEDNSLNAASSQSPKTKHEGNGRSKRFTSESLPEMIYKGAGIGWSTAGRGKVNASFNRSEQTKSTPAKISINEGAIVPGSTFVEQKCPGSCWEARKHYSYPVPFASSLKPQVRPCGTTGQSMNNNFWRSSNGVTYDTNNTWRQSIKSGANTSNGHGRAQHGSKDSLTYSWKPVGSSMQGHGRSRHVPDSFGRETGFHG from the exons ATGGGTGTGCCGGCGTTCTATCGGTGGTTGATCAAGAAGTATCCAAAAGCTGTAGTCGAAGCCACTGAGGAGAGAGGAGTTAGCATAGATACGGCCTCGCCAAACCCAAATGGCATTGAGTTTGATCATCTTTACCTCGATATGAATGGAATAATCCATCCTTGCTTCCACCCAGAGGATCAT CCTTGCCCACCGAAAACATTCGAAGATGTATTCAATAACATCTTTTTATACATCGATCACCTTTTCAGCATTGTTAGACCCCGGAAGTTACTTTATATGGCCATCG ATGGAGTAGCCCCGAGAGCCAAAATGAATCAACAACGATCTAGACGTTTTCGGACTGCGAAGGACAGAGAAATTGCC GAAGCAGAGGAAGATAGACTAAGAATACAGTTTGAAATGGAAGGAAAACCTGTTCTTCCAAAACACAAATGTGAAGTTGAAGATTCAAATGTAATTACTCCAGGAACAGAATTTATGTACAAATTGTCAGAGGCCTTAAGAAGCTATATTAGTTCACGTATAAACAATGATCCAGGCTGGAAGGACATCAAG GTAATACTTTCGGACGCTAATGTTCCTGGTGAGGGTGAACACAAAATCATGTCTTTTGTACGCCAACAGCGAAGGGTTGCCGGGTATAATCCAGATACTAGGCACTGCATTTATGGTCTG GATGCGGATTTGATAATGCTTGCTTTAGCAACGCATGAAGTTCACTTTTCTATTCTGAGAGAG TATGGGCAGCAACCGGTCCATGAATCTTCTAATATGGCCAATACAAGTGCGCTTTGGTTTCAAAAGCCTTATCAA TTTCTACATATATGGATATTCAGGGAGTATTTGGAGCTTGACATGAAAATATCTGATGATTCTGATCCTCCTGGGAATCTAACAATTGATCTTGAGCGGATAGTTGATGATTTCATCCTTATGTGCTTTCTCGTGGGAAATGATTTCCTACCACACATGCCTTCATTAGAAATTCATGAG GGAGCTCTTGATTTATTGATGGCTGTTTACAAGAAAGAGGTCAAGAACCTTGGTGGCTATCTTGTTGACATGAGTCGg CTTGCTGAAGATGAAAGAACAGGTTATGTAAAACTATCTCGTGTTGAGAAGTTCATTCTTTTAGTTGGCTCGTATGAAGAGAGAATTTTCAAGAAAAGATCGGAATTGCGTGAGCGTCAACTTAAAAGGCTTTGCAATTATGCCAATAAT AAAGATGACTATGATGGAGGCCGTATTTTGGAGATTGGTACAAAGAATAGCTCTTGCGTCTTTTTCAGCAGGAAAGCTCCAGATTTTAGAGATTCAGCAATGGTGTCAGaagaaaatgtttcatttcCATTGGGGTCTGACGATGCTGGTTCTTCTGAA ATTGttgaaaatacaaaagagttgaatgaaatattaaaatcaaatcTCCGCAAGCACAATGACCTATATATGAAGGGAAGTTGTACTGACAAA GTGAGGTTTGGGAATGCTGGCTGGAAACAAAGATactacaaagaaaaattttctgTGGAAAGCTCCATGGATATTGAAAACTGGAGGAGAGAATTA GTTGCAAATTACACTAAAGGAATATTGTGGGTTCTTGTGTATTATTATTCAGGAGTTCCATCTTGGACATG GTTTTATCCATACCACTATGCACCATTTGCTTCAGATATGAAGGGACTTGCTCAAGTAAGAGTGAAGTTTGAAAAGGGTTCTCCATTCAAACCATTAGATCAGCTGTTAGCTGTCCTTCCTCCGAGGAG CGCTCATGCAGTTCCTAAAGTGTATCAGACTCTTATGACAGATGAGGAGTCGAGTATTATTGATTTGTATCCTTCTG ATTTTGACATCGATACAGATGGAAAACGTTTTCAATGGCAG GGAATATGCAAGCTTCCTTTTATAGAGGAGGGGCGCCTTCTATCTGAAACCAAAGAATTAGAGAAGAATTTGTCG GAGGCTGAATCAGAGAGGAACAGAAACAGCATTGATCAGTTATATCTTGGTAGGACGCACAAGTTGGCTTCACAGATATTTTCACTCCGTCCAAATCCAAATGAAATGGTCAATATAGATACCAGTTTGAG ATGTGTGTGTTTTGAGAGGATTGGTGGATTTATGCATATTCCTTGTTTACTTCCTGGTGTTAATGTACCAGATAAG ACAATTACTGAATCTGATATCATGGATGCACAACTCTGGCATGAAGTCCAGGTTAACAGGCCGACCAATAG TTACAGGTTGTGGCAGACATGGGGTAATAACAAAGAAGATAATAGTTTGAATGCTGCTTCAAGTCAGTCACCTAAAACGAAACATGAAGGCAATGGTAGGAGTAAGAGATTTACTTCAGAATCTTTACCTGAGATGATTTACAAAGGTGCTGGTATTGGATGGAGTACTGCTGGTAGAGGAAAAGTGAATGCTAGTTTCAATAGAAGTGAACAAACTAAGAGCACACCTGCTAAAATTTCTATCAACGAGGGAGCCATAGTACCTGGCTCAACATTTGTGGAACAGAAGTGTCCGGGGTCATGTTGGGAAGCTAGAAAGCATTACAGCTATCCTGTTCCTTTTGCTAGTAGCCTGAAACCACAGGTCAGGCCCTGCGGAACAACAGGCCAGTCGATGAACAACAACTTCTGGCGTTCTAGCAATGGCGTGACATATGACACGAACAATACATGGCGGCAGAGCATCAAATCTGGGGCTAATACCAGTAATGGCCATGGGAGGGCACAGCACGGCTCGAAAGATTCTTTGACCTACTCCTGGAAGCCAGTTGGCAGCTCAATGCAAGGCCATGGCAGAAGCAGACATGTTCCAGATTCTTTTGGCAGGGAAACTGGCTTCCATGGCTAG